A region of Marasmius oreades isolate 03SP1 chromosome 9, whole genome shotgun sequence DNA encodes the following proteins:
- a CDS encoding uncharacterized protein (BUSCO:EOG092644K0) — MPSDESISTRLKESVPNWTPNSNTFNIGSHSQQILLGGFIAGSVTTIVALKVYTQSFRRIKNGNWITPDMFAKKRWIKGVATNVGDGDNFRLYHTPGIGWRWPVKFRRIPVKSRELKDQTIHIRIAGFDAPEGAHFGRPAQPHAAESLTWLKDRITGKTLYCQVHQRDQYARIIADVVIKRSFAPGSLLANSLAMEMLRAGCGTVYEQAGAQYGVRGKEEFLKAELEAKNARRGMWQKGIGGESPAEYKRRYAQLEAGKQDVKSQSPPDEPAPRKGWFSRLWKR, encoded by the exons ATGCCTTCCGACGAAAGTATTAGCACCCGTCTGAAAGAAAGCGTGCCAAACTGGACTCCAAATTCGAACACCTTCAACATTGGCTCCCACTCTCAGCAGATCCTGTTAGGTGGTTTTATTGCAGGATCAGTGACGACCATTGTAGCGTTGAAGGTCTATACTCAGTCATTCCGAAGAATCAAAAACGGTAATTGGATTACCCCCGACATGTTTGCCAAGAAGCGATGGATCAAAGGCGTGGCGACCAA CGTAGGAGATGGGGATAATTTTCG GTTATACCACACACCTGGGATTGGATGGCGATGGCCCGTCAAGTTTCGAAGGATCCCTGTGAAAAGTAGAG AACTTAAAGACCAAACTATTCATATCCGAATTGCTGGATTCGATGCTCCCGAG GGAGCTCATTTCGGCCGACCCGCTCAACCTCACGCTGCTGAAAGTCTAACATGGCTGAAAGATCGCATTACGGGGAAAACATTGTACTGCCAGGTGCATCAGCGCGATCAGTATGCTCGCATT ATTGCAGATGTCGTTATAAAACGCAGCTTTGCCCCAGGGTCTCTTCTGGCAAACAGTCTGGCGATGGAAATGCTCAGGGCTGGATGTGGTACTGTCTATGAACAG GCTGGTGCCCAATATGGTGTCAGGGGAAAAGAGGAATTCTTGAAAGCAGAGTTGGAGGCAAA AAATGCGCGTCGAGGGATGTGGCAGAAAGGAATAGGAGGAGAAAGCCCTGCGGAGTACAAGCGCCGTTACGCTCAACTTGAAGCTGGAAAACAGGATGTTAAATCTCAATCGCCGCCCGACGAA